A genome region from candidate division KSB1 bacterium includes the following:
- a CDS encoding DUF4065 domain-containing protein has protein sequence MAVYQFIKTQREENKYTQEYIAGYLGCTRQTYRQIEAGKRELTLSELEKLSALFESSLNDLLAERESAKHQVVVEEEKAEPNQSVKNAPVQRTRISVPQNRVEKFKEVLLYILEKRGAEPHVGQTVIYKLLYFIDFDYYEKYEDQLIGARYIKNYFGPMPVEFEKITDQMIQQGDLEKVKSNFFTYEQTKYLPHRSADLSLLTACEIKHIDLVLDRLGCKNTSELSHYSHQDVPWITAKEGEELDYETVFYRTSETTVRDYESDIQ, from the coding sequence ATGGCGGTGTATCAATTTATAAAAACACAAAGAGAGGAAAACAAATACACCCAAGAGTATATTGCCGGCTATCTGGGGTGTACGCGTCAGACCTATAGGCAAATCGAGGCCGGTAAACGCGAACTGACGCTCAGTGAGCTTGAAAAACTGAGTGCCTTGTTTGAATCGAGTCTGAATGATTTGCTGGCCGAACGGGAGTCGGCAAAGCATCAAGTAGTTGTCGAAGAAGAAAAAGCAGAGCCTAATCAAAGCGTAAAGAATGCGCCTGTACAGAGAACCCGTATCAGTGTGCCGCAAAACCGGGTTGAAAAATTCAAAGAAGTTCTGCTCTATATTCTGGAAAAACGCGGCGCGGAACCGCATGTTGGTCAAACTGTGATTTACAAGCTGTTATATTTTATTGATTTTGATTATTATGAAAAATACGAAGACCAGCTGATCGGAGCCCGGTATATCAAGAATTACTTTGGTCCGATGCCTGTTGAATTTGAAAAAATTACAGACCAGATGATACAACAGGGAGACCTTGAAAAGGTGAAAAGCAATTTTTTCACATATGAACAGACCAAATATCTGCCGCACCGGTCTGCTGATTTGAGCTTGCTGACGGCCTGTGAAATCAAGCATATTGACCTTGTTCTGGACCGTCTGGGATGCAAAAATACTTCGGAATTAAGTCACTATTCACATCAGGATGTTCCGTGGATCACAGCAAAAGAAGGAGAGGAACTTGATTATGAAACGGTGTTTTACCGAACGTCCGAAACAACCGTAAGAGATTATGAATCTGATATACAGTGA
- a CDS encoding HEPN domain-containing protein translates to MTLDQKDRKQLIQYRIMQALETVETVDFLIENSKLNTAVNRIYYGIFYSLLALGLKYGFESSKHLQLIGWFNKEFIRSGKIDVKYGRIVREAYDIRRTGDYDAYIEFEQAEVEKYFQDMKDFTFFIKNFIQN, encoded by the coding sequence ATGACACTGGATCAGAAAGACAGAAAACAGCTGATACAATACCGTATCATGCAGGCACTGGAAACAGTGGAAACAGTCGATTTTCTGATAGAGAATAGCAAACTGAATACTGCCGTAAATAGAATATATTACGGCATTTTTTATTCATTACTGGCTCTCGGATTAAAATATGGGTTCGAAAGCTCAAAGCATTTACAATTAATTGGATGGTTTAATAAAGAATTTATTCGTTCTGGAAAAATTGATGTCAAATATGGTAGAATCGTACGGGAAGCGTATGATATTCGCCGTACCGGGGATTACGATGCATATATTGAATTTGAACAAGCGGAAGTAGAAAAATATTTTCAAGATATGAAAGATTTTACTTTTTTTATTAAAAATTTTATTCAGAATTAA
- a CDS encoding nucleotidyltransferase domain-containing protein translates to MIMTDRIQIIKELKHYLKQHLGNCIKDVVLFGSQQYKAMPGSDYDILIVVKHVPDWKLKKRISDYCYDIELKYEIILDTHILSETELQKPRGKQPVFQNAIRNGHYV, encoded by the coding sequence ATGATTATGACAGACAGAATTCAAATAATAAAAGAGTTAAAACATTATCTCAAACAGCACCTTGGGAATTGTATAAAGGATGTCGTGTTATTCGGTTCACAGCAATACAAAGCTATGCCGGGATCAGATTATGATATTTTAATTGTGGTAAAGCATGTGCCGGATTGGAAGTTAAAAAAAAGGATATCGGATTATTGCTATGATATTGAACTGAAATATGAGATTATTCTGGATACACATATTTTATCTGAAACAGAGTTGCAAAAACCACGTGGAAAGCAGCCTGTTTTTCAGAACGCCATTCGAAACGGACATTACGTATGA
- a CDS encoding type I restriction endonuclease subunit R has product MTPSDYTEDNLVQRTTAEYLKNELKWDSVYAYNREDFGPDSLLGRASDRDVVLTRYLRQKLIELNPALPENVYDDAVRQIVSTSSMQSLIAVNREKYELLRKGLTVTFRDENGKRRRQRLRLIDFEHPLNNHFLCVRELWVQGDLYHRRADIVGFVNGLPLLFMELKNLSKDIRAAYEKNFKDYLTSIPHLFHHNAFVVLANGIDAKMGSMSSRFEHFFEWKRLHEDEAGAVDMETLLKGVCEKHNFIDLLENFIVFDDSTGDTKKILARNHQFLGVNRAVDSVIERKKRDGKLGVFWHTQGAGKSYSMVFFSRKIHRKLGGNFTFLILTDRQDLDTQIYKTFAGCGVVNNDRNPCRATSCENLEELLSQHKSHIFSLIQKFSPEVKPHQPYTERDDIIVITDEAHRTQYGTLALNMRNALPNASYIGFTGTPLFKNDQITKQVFGDYISTYDFQRAVEDKATVPLYYDARGDKLGVAIGDLNERIAEKLEELEIQDVDVQQRLEQELRRDYHIVTAQKRLDQVARDFVEHYSVAGENGKAMLVCIDKITCVRMYDLIEIYWQQRISRLEADIGEANDDQEEQMRQRHIDWMRQARMAVVVSEEQGEVEKFEKWDLNILPHRKLIKDGIDLTPEMRQKPQFSNMQRMALDDAFKQEEHPFRIAIVCAMWLTGFDVPCLSTLYLDKPLKAHTLMQAIARANRVNKGKNNGMIVDYCGILRNLRQALATFSGTGDQGREESSKQQPAAPNKKLLDDLVESIQLVREFLSAGGASLQAMSSESSFERNAAIRDAKEAANENDETRKRFEVLCRAVFTKFKACLTIKSVNEYRIDYQAISFIYKCLQKDSYQADITDILRSLHTVVDEAIEMEKTGITDECGPYDISQIDFERLRQEFERHHAQHTTVKNLKTAVEQRLERLLQQNPMRTDFQRHYEDIVAAYNREKDRATIEQTFEELLKFVEEMDQEQSRAAREGLTEEQLAVFDLLKKPDLSPRDIERIKGVSKQLLETLKKEQLRVDHWTDKESTRDAVQVAIRDFLWSEKTGLPVGGYTEQDVTSKANEVFIHVRRVYETLPSPFYEQTAA; this is encoded by the coding sequence ATGACACCCTCAGATTACACGGAAGACAACCTCGTCCAGCGAACCACGGCTGAATATCTAAAAAATGAGCTGAAATGGGACTCGGTGTACGCTTACAATCGGGAGGATTTTGGTCCGGATAGTCTGCTTGGCCGTGCATCCGATCGTGACGTGGTGTTGACCCGTTACCTGCGTCAAAAACTCATTGAACTGAATCCGGCTTTGCCGGAAAATGTTTATGACGATGCGGTGCGTCAGATTGTCAGTACCTCGTCCATGCAGTCTTTGATCGCCGTCAATCGGGAAAAATACGAGCTTTTGCGAAAGGGGTTGACTGTCACGTTTAGAGATGAAAATGGAAAACGGCGGCGACAACGGTTGCGTTTGATTGATTTTGAACATCCCTTGAATAATCATTTTCTGTGCGTGCGTGAGCTCTGGGTGCAGGGTGATTTGTACCATCGTCGTGCTGATATTGTTGGATTTGTCAATGGATTGCCGTTGTTGTTCATGGAACTGAAAAATCTGAGCAAGGATATCCGAGCTGCCTATGAGAAAAATTTCAAAGACTATCTGACAAGCATTCCGCACCTGTTTCATCACAATGCCTTTGTGGTGCTGGCTAACGGCATTGATGCCAAAATGGGATCAATGTCCAGTCGATTTGAACATTTTTTTGAATGGAAGCGCCTGCATGAAGATGAAGCGGGGGCTGTGGATATGGAGACATTGCTCAAGGGGGTCTGCGAGAAACATAATTTTATTGATTTGCTGGAAAATTTCATTGTATTCGATGATTCTACAGGTGATACCAAAAAAATCCTGGCGCGCAATCATCAATTTTTGGGCGTGAATCGGGCTGTAGATTCCGTTATCGAACGAAAAAAGCGAGACGGCAAATTGGGTGTGTTTTGGCACACTCAGGGCGCAGGCAAGAGCTATTCCATGGTGTTTTTCTCGCGTAAAATTCACCGCAAACTGGGTGGTAATTTTACATTTCTCATTCTAACCGACCGTCAGGATCTGGATACGCAAATATACAAAACCTTTGCCGGGTGCGGGGTGGTCAACAACGACCGCAATCCCTGCCGCGCCACCAGTTGTGAGAATCTTGAAGAACTGCTCTCACAGCACAAGTCGCATATTTTTTCCCTGATCCAGAAATTCAGTCCGGAGGTGAAACCGCATCAGCCCTATACCGAGCGGGATGACATTATCGTGATTACGGATGAAGCGCATCGCACCCAGTATGGCACGCTGGCATTGAATATGCGCAACGCCTTGCCCAATGCCAGTTATATCGGTTTTACCGGCACGCCGTTGTTCAAAAACGATCAAATCACCAAACAGGTGTTTGGAGATTATATTTCCACCTATGATTTTCAGCGCGCGGTTGAAGACAAGGCAACCGTTCCCTTGTACTATGACGCTCGGGGTGATAAACTGGGGGTGGCTATTGGTGATTTGAATGAACGCATTGCAGAAAAGCTGGAAGAACTGGAGATCCAGGATGTCGATGTGCAGCAGAGATTGGAGCAGGAGCTGCGACGCGATTATCATATCGTTACCGCACAAAAACGTCTGGATCAGGTGGCCCGAGATTTTGTGGAACACTATTCTGTAGCCGGAGAGAACGGCAAAGCCATGCTGGTGTGCATCGACAAGATCACCTGTGTACGCATGTATGATCTCATTGAAATATACTGGCAGCAACGGATTTCCCGCCTGGAAGCCGATATTGGTGAGGCCAATGATGACCAGGAGGAGCAAATGCGCCAGCGTCACATTGACTGGATGCGGCAAGCCCGAATGGCTGTGGTGGTCAGTGAAGAACAGGGCGAAGTCGAAAAATTTGAAAAATGGGATCTGAATATCCTGCCGCATCGCAAACTGATCAAAGATGGAATTGATTTAACGCCGGAAATGCGGCAAAAACCGCAATTCAGCAATATGCAGCGCATGGCTTTGGATGATGCATTCAAACAGGAAGAACATCCGTTTCGAATCGCCATTGTCTGCGCCATGTGGCTGACCGGCTTTGATGTGCCTTGTTTATCGACACTGTATCTGGACAAGCCGCTGAAAGCGCATACTCTGATGCAGGCGATTGCCCGAGCCAACCGGGTGAATAAAGGTAAAAACAACGGCATGATTGTCGATTATTGCGGAATCCTGCGAAACCTGCGTCAAGCCCTGGCGACGTTTAGCGGCACGGGTGATCAGGGACGTGAAGAGTCAAGCAAACAACAACCTGCCGCTCCTAATAAAAAGCTGTTGGATGATCTGGTGGAGAGCATCCAACTGGTTCGGGAATTCCTGAGTGCAGGCGGCGCCTCTTTGCAAGCGATGTCATCAGAGTCCAGTTTTGAGCGCAACGCTGCGATTCGGGATGCCAAGGAGGCTGCCAATGAAAACGACGAAACCCGCAAACGTTTTGAAGTGCTGTGCCGCGCTGTATTTACCAAATTCAAAGCCTGTTTGACGATCAAAAGCGTGAACGAATATCGGATCGATTATCAAGCGATCAGTTTTATTTATAAATGTCTGCAGAAAGACAGCTATCAGGCCGATATCACCGATATCCTGCGTTCGCTGCACACGGTTGTGGATGAGGCCATTGAGATGGAAAAAACTGGCATTACGGATGAATGCGGTCCTTATGATATCAGTCAAATTGATTTTGAGCGATTGCGTCAGGAATTTGAACGCCATCATGCGCAGCACACAACCGTGAAAAATTTGAAAACCGCTGTTGAACAGCGGCTTGAACGGTTATTGCAGCAAAATCCCATGCGCACTGATTTTCAGCGTCATTACGAAGACATTGTGGCCGCTTATAATCGTGAAAAAGACCGCGCCACAATTGAACAAACCTTTGAGGAATTATTAAAGTTTGTTGAGGAGATGGATCAGGAGCAAAGCCGCGCTGCGCGAGAAGGCTTGACGGAGGAACAGTTGGCCGTGTTTGATTTATTGAAAAAACCGGATCTTTCACCCAGGGATATTGAACGCATTAAAGGCGTTTCCAAACAATTGCTGGAGACGCTGAAAAAAGAACAATTGCGAGTGGATCACTGGACTGACAAAGAATCCACACGCGATGCGGTCCAGGTTGCCATACGCGATTTTCTGTGGAGTGAAAAAACCGGATTGCCTGTGGGAGGGTACACCGAACAGGATGTGACATCTAAAGCCAATGAGGTTTTTATTCATGTGCGGCGGGTTTATGAAACGCTGCCGTCGCCGTTTTATGAACAGACTGCAGCGTAA
- a CDS encoding S8 family peptidase, producing the protein MKSGLSSDKDDIISKFDTLLKKLRIEAKTGFIRFPERTVKMILASRKDLERLSLSSDNIAEYRRAKTTADFWVTLPNKEQAEWVEDLLERTVFTENPDVAICILDTGVNCGHPLLSPLIKVDDCQTVNSKWGIHDQVKHGTLMAGLAGYGDLIKILSNNQSVHINHGLESVKIIPFDSVKKSHELWGDMTLQGISLAEIQSPDTNRIICMAVAAEDTRDRGRPTSWSGKLDQLAAGVDDDTRRLMIVCAGNADMQNWNQYPAAQLTDSVHDPAQSWNAIAVGAFTDLDTIKDKTFSEYRPLAPKGGLSPFSTTSVTWEDNKWPLKPDIVLEGGNLAIDGKNFTSECDDLSLLSTHYDPQHSHFQSFNMTSAATAQAAWMAAQIQVRYPEFWPETIRALLIHSAEWTDVLKSQFSVDGSKTDYARLLTICGYGVPNLERALYSAANSLTLIAQSEIQPFDKKYNEKEKSNGYQTKDMHLYDLPWPVHVLQSLPDETKVSMRITLSYFIEPGPGQIGWKERYRYASHALRFKLISPTESKREFIKRVNKAARSKDETLETKSETDHWTIGQARDKGSIHSDIWKGTAAELAKSNLIAVTPQIGWWRERAYLGKWSSKTRYSLVVSIHTPEEEIDLYTPVATQIGITIPTKI; encoded by the coding sequence GTGAAGTCTGGTCTGAGCAGTGACAAGGATGATATTATATCAAAGTTTGATACTTTGTTAAAAAAACTCCGCATTGAAGCAAAAACAGGATTTATTCGTTTCCCTGAACGAACTGTAAAAATGATTTTGGCGTCTCGTAAAGACCTCGAACGGCTATCTCTCTCATCTGATAATATTGCCGAATACAGACGCGCCAAAACAACTGCGGACTTTTGGGTCACGCTGCCCAACAAAGAACAGGCGGAATGGGTAGAGGACTTGCTCGAACGAACAGTATTTACAGAGAATCCGGATGTGGCCATTTGTATCCTGGATACCGGTGTGAATTGCGGACATCCCCTGCTTTCTCCTCTGATAAAGGTAGACGATTGTCAGACGGTAAATTCCAAATGGGGAATACATGATCAGGTAAAACATGGGACATTAATGGCGGGTTTAGCCGGTTATGGAGATTTGATCAAGATTTTATCAAACAATCAGTCTGTTCACATTAACCATGGTCTGGAATCCGTCAAGATCATACCCTTTGACTCGGTTAAAAAGTCACATGAACTATGGGGTGATATGACTTTACAGGGAATCAGCCTGGCTGAAATACAATCGCCTGATACAAATCGCATTATCTGTATGGCCGTCGCCGCTGAGGATACACGCGACAGAGGCCGTCCCACGTCGTGGTCAGGCAAGTTAGACCAATTGGCTGCCGGAGTGGATGACGATACAAGGCGCTTGATGATTGTTTGCGCGGGTAATGCTGATATGCAAAACTGGAATCAGTATCCCGCTGCACAGTTGACTGATTCAGTACATGATCCGGCGCAATCCTGGAATGCCATTGCAGTAGGTGCTTTTACCGATCTGGATACCATTAAAGATAAAACGTTTTCTGAGTATAGGCCACTTGCTCCTAAAGGCGGATTGTCGCCTTTTTCCACGACTTCTGTGACCTGGGAAGATAATAAATGGCCTTTAAAACCGGATATCGTGTTAGAAGGCGGAAATCTCGCTATTGATGGCAAAAATTTTACGTCCGAGTGTGATGATCTTTCTTTATTGTCAACTCATTATGATCCACAGCACAGTCATTTTCAAAGTTTTAATATGACCAGTGCTGCAACCGCACAGGCAGCCTGGATGGCCGCTCAAATTCAGGTGAGATATCCAGAGTTTTGGCCGGAAACGATACGAGCTCTTTTGATCCACTCTGCCGAATGGACGGATGTATTGAAATCTCAATTTAGCGTCGATGGTTCAAAAACAGATTATGCCCGCTTGCTAACGATTTGTGGATATGGCGTGCCCAATCTGGAACGCGCCCTTTACAGTGCAGCCAATTCTCTGACTTTGATTGCACAATCCGAGATTCAACCCTTTGATAAAAAGTATAATGAAAAAGAAAAGTCGAATGGTTATCAGACCAAAGATATGCATTTGTATGACTTGCCATGGCCTGTGCATGTATTACAGTCGTTACCGGATGAAACGAAAGTCAGCATGCGAATCACCTTGTCCTATTTCATAGAGCCCGGACCCGGTCAGATCGGTTGGAAGGAAAGATATCGCTATGCTTCTCATGCTTTGAGATTTAAATTGATTTCACCAACAGAGTCGAAACGGGAATTTATCAAAAGAGTCAATAAAGCAGCGCGGAGCAAAGATGAAACACTGGAAACCAAAAGTGAAACAGATCATTGGACCATTGGACAAGCTCGGGATAAGGGATCTATACATTCAGATATCTGGAAAGGCACAGCTGCTGAATTGGCCAAATCGAATTTAATCGCTGTAACACCTCAAATAGGATGGTGGCGTGAACGGGCTTATTTGGGAAAATGGAGTTCCAAAACCCGATATTCTTTGGTGGTATCCATTCACACACCAGAGGAAGAAATTGATTTGTATACACCGGTCGCCACTCAGATAGGTATAACGATTCCGACGAAAATTTAG
- a CDS encoding ATP-binding protein: protein MATAEHIKSLIRSHLSSDSERFYSIALQVAAHEAKQGHKALAHDIRDIIDKNRRNRGAVVLRFPKDMLGLVQSEQPNVPKSALVIKPELEQRIQRIIHEFRQQNKLKSHGLSHRRKVLLTGPPGTGKTMTAKVLAHELRLPLHTIQVDRLVTKFMGETSAKLRQIFELIQEDIGVYLFDEFDAIGGERSLDNDVGEMRRVLNSFLQFIEQDASDSLIVAATNSPNLLDRALFRRFDDVMQYDKPTESERKQLIENVLGTFKPSSFTWDDLLTISESLSQAEIDLACRDAIKNAILYDQQVDESILAATLKERKYAQD from the coding sequence GTGGCCACCGCTGAACACATAAAATCATTGATCCGCTCGCATCTGAGCAGCGATTCCGAGCGGTTTTACTCCATTGCCTTGCAAGTGGCGGCGCACGAGGCAAAACAGGGGCACAAAGCGCTGGCGCATGATATTCGTGATATCATTGACAAAAATCGCCGCAACCGGGGAGCCGTGGTCTTGCGGTTTCCGAAAGATATGCTCGGGCTGGTGCAATCCGAACAACCGAATGTGCCCAAATCCGCGCTGGTGATCAAGCCCGAGCTTGAACAACGAATTCAACGCATCATTCACGAGTTCCGTCAACAGAACAAATTAAAATCACATGGATTGTCACATCGTCGTAAAGTATTATTGACCGGACCGCCGGGAACCGGCAAAACCATGACCGCCAAAGTGCTGGCGCATGAACTGCGTCTGCCGCTGCACACCATTCAGGTGGACCGTCTGGTGACAAAATTTATGGGCGAAACAAGCGCCAAATTGAGGCAAATTTTTGAATTGATTCAGGAGGATATCGGAGTCTACCTGTTTGATGAATTTGATGCCATTGGCGGAGAACGTTCACTGGACAACGATGTCGGTGAAATGCGGCGGGTACTGAATTCATTTTTGCAGTTTATCGAACAGGATGCCTCGGACAGTCTGATTGTGGCGGCCACCAACAGTCCGAATTTACTGGATCGGGCGTTATTCCGGCGTTTTGACGATGTGATGCAATATGACAAACCCACTGAATCCGAACGAAAACAACTGATCGAAAACGTGTTGGGCACATTCAAACCGTCAAGCTTTACATGGGATGACCTGTTAACCATAAGCGAGTCCCTCAGTCAAGCGGAAATTGATTTGGCTTGTCGGGACGCCATCAAGAATGCTATTCTCTATGATCAACAAGTCGATGAATCCATATTGGCGGCGACGTTAAAGGAACGCAAATACGCTCAAGACTAA
- a CDS encoding DUF262 and DUF1524 domain-containing protein — MQATEAKLLDFLKKSQQFIIPIYQRTYSWTDRECKQLWEDIIRTGNNENISAHFVGSIVYIEKGLYQVSSQSPLLVIDGQQRLTTVMLILEALARQLGDKEPLDGFSAKKIRSYYLLNPLEEDEHAFKLLLTQTDKETLLSLIQQKSTPQDHSLRIMENFTYFMDKVKSLGDDLVPLCQGLAKLMIVDISLNRDQDNPQLIFESMNSTGRELSQADLIRNFILMGLDSEKQKVLYKYHWRPMEVEFGQEAYGKQFDSFIRHYLTFKTGEIPNIRAVYEAFKAYACTPEIIQHGVESLVQDIHMFAEYYCAMALDKEPDRELSEAFQDLRELKVDVAFPLLLELYHDYKQNDLAKDDFVSAVRFIEAYVFRRAVCSIPTNSLNKTFANFGRILKKNQYLDSIKAHFLSLPSYRRFPNDEEFKRELSTRDLYNFPRRSYLFRRLENHEHKERVLVDEYTIEHILPQNENLSAKWREALGDNWQQIQATWLHTLGNLTLTGYNSEYSDRSFVEKRDMKGGFKQSPIKLNKGLGEMDSWNEQTIHERAQCLATEANRVWKSPELSDDILKQFQPKTDRTAGYSLDDHPQLSKGTAVRGLFESLRKLVFDLDDCVTEEILKLYIAYKAETNFLDVVPQKSRLRLSLNLRYHELSDPRKIAKDVTNLGRWGNGDVEVCLSKSADLPYIMGLVRQAFEKQMGNGHDEE; from the coding sequence ATGCAAGCAACCGAAGCCAAACTCCTCGATTTCTTAAAAAAATCTCAGCAATTTATCATCCCCATTTATCAGCGAACGTATAGCTGGACAGATCGGGAATGTAAACAGTTGTGGGAAGATATTATTCGAACCGGGAATAATGAAAATATCTCGGCGCATTTTGTCGGTTCGATTGTTTATATTGAAAAAGGACTTTATCAGGTGAGCAGCCAATCCCCTTTGCTGGTAATTGATGGGCAGCAACGGCTGACCACGGTCATGTTGATCTTGGAGGCATTGGCTCGGCAATTGGGAGATAAAGAGCCATTGGATGGGTTTTCCGCAAAAAAAATACGCAGTTATTATCTCTTGAATCCATTGGAAGAGGATGAACACGCTTTCAAGTTGCTGTTAACGCAAACGGATAAAGAAACGCTGTTATCGCTCATACAGCAAAAGTCAACACCTCAAGACCATTCACTGCGTATCATGGAAAATTTTACTTATTTTATGGATAAAGTCAAATCCCTTGGTGATGACTTGGTTCCCCTTTGCCAGGGACTTGCGAAACTCATGATCGTCGATATCTCGCTTAACCGCGACCAGGACAATCCTCAACTTATTTTTGAAAGCATGAATTCAACGGGTCGGGAGTTGAGTCAAGCCGATTTAATCAGAAATTTTATCCTGATGGGACTGGATTCAGAAAAACAAAAAGTGCTTTATAAATATCATTGGCGTCCCATGGAAGTTGAATTCGGTCAAGAAGCATACGGCAAGCAGTTCGACAGTTTTATTCGACATTATTTGACATTTAAAACCGGCGAAATACCCAATATCCGGGCGGTTTACGAAGCTTTCAAAGCTTATGCGTGCACCCCTGAAATCATACAGCACGGTGTTGAATCACTGGTTCAAGATATTCACATGTTTGCAGAGTATTATTGTGCTATGGCTTTGGATAAAGAGCCTGATAGAGAATTGTCAGAGGCCTTTCAGGACTTGAGAGAGTTAAAAGTAGATGTTGCGTTTCCCTTGTTGCTTGAGTTGTATCATGATTATAAACAAAATGATCTTGCAAAAGATGATTTTGTTTCTGCTGTTCGGTTCATAGAAGCCTATGTTTTTCGCAGAGCGGTATGCTCTATCCCCACCAATTCACTCAATAAAACATTTGCCAATTTTGGACGCATTTTAAAAAAGAATCAATATCTGGACAGCATCAAGGCTCATTTTTTATCATTGCCGTCCTATCGAAGATTCCCGAATGATGAAGAATTCAAACGCGAACTATCGACCCGGGATCTGTACAACTTTCCACGTCGCAGTTACCTCTTCCGACGGCTTGAAAATCATGAACATAAGGAACGAGTATTGGTGGACGAGTATACGATTGAACATATCCTTCCACAAAATGAAAACTTGTCAGCAAAGTGGAGAGAGGCATTAGGCGACAATTGGCAACAAATACAAGCAACATGGCTGCATACGTTGGGTAATCTGACATTGACCGGATATAACAGTGAATACAGCGACAGATCATTTGTTGAAAAACGCGATATGAAAGGAGGCTTTAAGCAAAGTCCGATCAAATTGAATAAAGGTCTTGGCGAAATGGACTCGTGGAATGAACAGACAATCCATGAACGTGCCCAATGTCTTGCAACAGAAGCGAATCGAGTTTGGAAATCACCCGAGTTATCCGATGATATTTTAAAACAATTTCAACCAAAAACAGATAGAACGGCGGGTTATTCTCTTGATGACCACCCCCAGTTATCAAAAGGAACTGCAGTACGTGGATTATTCGAATCCTTGCGAAAACTTGTTTTTGATCTTGATGACTGTGTCACCGAAGAAATACTAAAGTTGTATATTGCCTACAAGGCAGAAACCAATTTTCTTGATGTTGTTCCACAAAAAAGCAGGTTACGATTATCTTTGAATTTGCGATATCATGAGTTGTCCGATCCCCGCAAAATAGCCAAAGATGTAACCAATCTGGGACGGTGGGGGAATGGTGATGTTGAAGTTTGTCTAAGTAAATCGGCAGATTTGCCCTATATCATGGGATTGGTACGTCAGGCATTTGAAAAACAGATGGGAAACGGTCATGATGAAGAGTAA